The genomic stretch CGTAGGGGTCGAGGTGGGACATCACGCACCGGACGACAGCGGTACGAGATCAACCACTTGACGCACAGCCACTACCATCCCCTACCCGCGCGAGGCGCTCCGTCTGATTTCGCCGGCCGGTAAGCCGGTTGATCTCCACCGTTCACCCCCGGGTCGCCGGGAATCGTGCCGAGCCTACTGCACCCGGAGGCTCCACAGGACGCACCAGTACCCACCACCCACCTCGTCGATCATGAGCTTGTTCTACCGGCCGGACGGCCGGATGACGACAACGTCGCGATCGACGAGGTGGGTGCGTACGAGCCGGGGGCGGCTGCGGATCAGACCTCCAGCAGCTCGGCTTCCTTGTGCTTGACCAACTCGTCGACATGCGCCACGTAGCGCTGGGTCACGTCGTCAAGTTCCTTCTCCGCGCGGCGGCCATCGTCCTCGCCGACCTCGCCGTCCTTGACGAGCCGGTCAAGCTCTTCCTTGCCCTTGCGACGGATGTTGCGGATGGCGATCTTCGCCTCCTCGCCCTTGTTCCGGGCGACCTTGATCATGTCGCGGCGACGCTCCTCGGTCATCTGCGGGAGCAGGATGCGCAGCTGGTTGCCCTCGTTGTTCGGGTTCACCCCGAGGTCCGAGTCGCGGATCGCCTTCTCCATGGCGTTGATCTGCGAGTTGTCGTACGGCTTGATGATCGCCATACGCGGCTCGGGGATGCCCACGGACGCCATCTGGGTCAGCGGCGTCGGGCTGCCGTAGTAGTCGATGATGATCTTGGAGAACATGGCCGGAGTGGCACGACCGGTGCGGATGGCACCGAACTCCTCCTTGGCGTGCTCGACCGCACGCTCCATCTTCTCCTCGGCCTCGAGGAGGGTGTCGTCGATCACCGGTCTCCTCGCCTCCTTCTTGTGCTCGTCGTGGGCTTGTCGGGTCACCGGGACCGCCGAGGTCACCGTCGACGGTCAGCTCAGGTGGTGATCAGCGTGCCGATCTTGTCGCCGCCCACCGCGCGGACGATGGTGTCGTCGCCCTGCGCGCCGAAGACCAGCATCGGTAGTCCGTTCTCCATGCAGAGGCTGAAGGCGGCCGCGTCGGCGACCCGCAGGTTGCGGCGTAGCACCTCGGAGAAGGTGATCGAGTCGAACTTACTGGCGGTCGGATCGATCCGGGGGTCGGCACTGTAGACGCCGTCCACACCGTTCTTGCTCATCAGCACCACGTCCGCGTGGATCTCCAGCGCGCGCTGGGCGGCCGTCGTGTCGGTGGAGAAGTACGGCATGCCCGCGCCGGCGCCGAAGATGACCACCCGGCCCTTCTCCAGGTGCCGGATCGCCCGCAGCGGGATGTACGGCTCGGCTACCTGCGCCATCGTGATCGCGCTCTGCACGCGGGTCTCGATGCCCTCCTTCTCCAGGAAGTCCTGCAGGGCGAGGCAGTTCATCACGGTGCCGAGCATGCCCATGTAGTCGGCCCGGGCCCGGTCCATGCCCCGCTTCTGCAACTCCGCGCCGCGGAAGAAGTTGCCGCCGCCGACCACCACCGAGACCTGCACACCGCGGCGGACCACGGTGGCGATCTGCCGGGCGATGGCCTGGACCACGTCCGGGTCCACACCGATCTCGCCGCCGCCGAACACCTCGCCGGAGAGCTTCAGCACCACCCGGCGGGACCGACCGGGCGGCGGTGCCGTCGGGTCGTCCACCGCCAGCGTCGGGTCACTCACAACCTGCGTCATACGCCCGTCCTTCCCCCACTGCCGCGCCCGGGTGCGCACATCTGCCGTTGCCGACCTTATGGGACGAGGAGACCGCGGTGTGTGTCGCGTACACCGGCGGCCTCCTCGACGTGTCGTTGCCCAGCACGGGCGCGTACGCCCGGCCGGAGGTCAGGACTGGCCGACCTCGAACCGCACGAAGCGGGTGATCTCGATACCGGCCTCGGCCAGCACCTGCTTCACCGACTTCTTGTTGTCGGTGACCGACGACTGCTCCAGCAGCACGAAGTCCTTGAAGAAGGAGTTGACCCGGCCCTCGACGATCTTCGGCAGAGCGGCCTCGGGCTTGTTCTCCTCGCGGGCGGTCTGCTCGGCGATGCGCCGCTCGGACTCGACGATCTCGGCCGGCACCTCGTCCCGGGTGAGGTACTTCGGACGCATCGCGGCGATCTGCATGGCCACGCCACGGGCGTCGGCGTCGCCGGCCTCGTCGGCCTTGCCGGCGTACTGCACCAGCACGCCGACGGCCGGGGGCAGGTCCTGGGCCTTGCGGTGCAGGTAGACCGCGACCGTGCCGTCCAGCTTGGCGAAGCGGTTCAGCACCAGCTTCTCGCCGATCTTGGCGGACTGCTCCTGGACCAGGTCGGCGACCGGACGGCCGTCGATCTCGCTGGCCAGCAGTTCCTCGGCGGTGCTCGCGCCCGAGCGCTCACCGTGCTCGACCAACTGCTGGGCGAGCGCGATGAAGGCGTCGTTCTTGGCGACGAAGTCGGTCTCGCAGTTCAGCTCCAGCAGGGCCTGACCGGAGTGGGCGACGAGGCCGTTCGCGGCCGTCCGGCCGGCCCGCTTGCCGACGTCCTTGGCGCCCTTGACGCGCAGGATCTCGACGGCCTTGTCGAAGT from Micromonospora craniellae encodes the following:
- the pyrH gene encoding UMP kinase, encoding MTQVVSDPTLAVDDPTAPPPGRSRRVVLKLSGEVFGGGEIGVDPDVVQAIARQIATVVRRGVQVSVVVGGGNFFRGAELQKRGMDRARADYMGMLGTVMNCLALQDFLEKEGIETRVQSAITMAQVAEPYIPLRAIRHLEKGRVVIFGAGAGMPYFSTDTTAAQRALEIHADVVLMSKNGVDGVYSADPRIDPTASKFDSITFSEVLRRNLRVADAAAFSLCMENGLPMLVFGAQGDDTIVRAVGGDKIGTLITT
- the frr gene encoding ribosome recycling factor → MIDDTLLEAEEKMERAVEHAKEEFGAIRTGRATPAMFSKIIIDYYGSPTPLTQMASVGIPEPRMAIIKPYDNSQINAMEKAIRDSDLGVNPNNEGNQLRILLPQMTEERRRDMIKVARNKGEEAKIAIRNIRRKGKEELDRLVKDGEVGEDDGRRAEKELDDVTQRYVAHVDELVKHKEAELLEV
- the tsf gene encoding translation elongation factor Ts encodes the protein MSQITAADVKKLRDLTGAGMMDSKKALTEAEGDFDKAVEILRVKGAKDVGKRAGRTAANGLVAHSGQALLELNCETDFVAKNDAFIALAQQLVEHGERSGASTAEELLASEIDGRPVADLVQEQSAKIGEKLVLNRFAKLDGTVAVYLHRKAQDLPPAVGVLVQYAGKADEAGDADARGVAMQIAAMRPKYLTRDEVPAEIVESERRIAEQTAREENKPEAALPKIVEGRVNSFFKDFVLLEQSSVTDNKKSVKQVLAEAGIEITRFVRFEVGQS